A window of Candidatus Eisenbacteria bacterium genomic DNA:
TTCTGGTCGGCGCTGAGCGCGACGAAGAAGTCGTATGCGCCGGTCGAGAAGATGCCTTCGCCGAAGAGCGTCGGATGAAGCTCCTGGGCTGCGGTCGGAACGCCGGGTGAAATGCCGGCAAGGGCCAGGAAGGCGAACGCACCCAGCCACCGCCGGTCGGGTCGCCACGAGCACGTCATGGCTGCAATCTAGGTGTTGCCATCGCTCGCGCCGGCCCCAAAGGACCGCCGATGAAAAGCCGGCCACGGGCGCGGACATGGGCCGGTCGAACGAGGGGGGCAGCCCCATCCCTTAGGAACGAATTACAGAGAACGAATTACAGAGGCGTGGAACATTGGGGTCCAAAATGGACCGGCTGACGTCGGGGTGCGATTCGGGAAGCGTGACAGGACGCGGGCCCCGTGAGCGGTGGGTTTCCCGGTGTGGCTGGCCCGGTGCTTGCCCGAAGGGGGTCGGGCCGGTCTTGGCTTACGGGCGGTGAGGGGCTTCGTGTCTCTCGGCCGTGACCGCCAGCGAGCCGGTCGGATCGCATTCGCGACGCGTCCGCGAATACTCCAGGACCGAGGACAAGGAATGGGAATCTTCGACCGGAAAAAGGAAAAGCCGGATTTCGGAAACGTACGTTCGGGAGGATCCACCACGGATCCCGCGAAGCGGACGAGGCCGGCGTCGCCCCGCAGCTACACGGTGCAGAAGGGCGATACCCTCTCCCGCATCGCCGAGCAGTTCTATGGCACCGCGGCCAAGTGGCGACTGATCTACGAAGCCAATCGCGATCTCATCAAGGACCCGGACCTCATCTATCCGGGACAGACCTTCACGATCCCGGAGGCCTGATCAAGGAGGACATCCCATGTCACGAATGACGAGATGGTGGTTGCCGGCCCTCGGCCTGCTGCTGGTCGTGGCCCCGGCCTGTACCAAGAAGACCGAGACCACATCGACGACCACGACGACCACGGAGCCGGGGACCACGGTCGAAGGGACGATGACCCCCGTTTCGGTGGTGGCTGTCGATCTCGGCCGCAATGTCGACGCCGAGAAGAAGGTGACGGAGCACGTGGACGTGTTCAAGCCGAACGACACGATCTACGCGTCGGTCGTCACCAGCGGATCGGCGCCGAACGCGAGGATCGGAGTGAAGTGGATGTTCGAGGACGGTCAGGTGGTCGATCAATCGGAGCAGGTGATCGCACCGAGTGGAGCCGCCGCGACCGAATTCCACATCACGAAGCCCAACGGATTGCCGGCGGGCAATTACAAGGTGGAGGTATCCGTCGACGGGAGCCCGGTACAGAGCAAGGACTTCAAGGTCACATCCAGCTAGGTTGGCGGCGCCCAGCCGGCGCCGGAATCGGAAAGAGAAAGAAGCTCCGGGTGTTCGCCCGGAGCTCTTTCGTTGACGGCTACTTCGTGGCGACGGAGTTGGTGATCGGCGTGACGAGCGCCATCATCGCGGTCTTCTCAGGCTCACCCATCTTGACCTCGTCCGCGGCCGACGACAGCGCCTGGTTCAGCTCGGCGACGCTGGCCTGATCGAGCCCTCGCCCCGAGAGCGTGGTCATGAGATCGGGAACGCCCGCGTTCGGAGGCGCGAGCCCGCTGGCCTTGGCGATCTCGTTCACCAGACCGAGCTTCGTGGCCGTCAGCGCCGCCGCGTCGAAAAGCTTCGACAGCAGTGGGCTCTTGGAGATGTTGAGCCCGAAGGCTTCCGCGAGCCGGTTCACTCCGGGCAGTCCGCCCAGATAGTTGAACAAGCCCTTTCCTGCATCGAACGCGGACGTCACGGCGGACGTGGTCGGTTTGCCCGATTCCGTCATCGCATTGGTGGCCGACTTGCTGCAGCCGCCGAGACTCAGAGCGATCGCGACGAACAGCATGCTGCATGCGACTCTTCCACTGGCCTTCATCTGCGTCTCCTTCGGGACCAAGTCCGTGAGAGGGCTGAAGCGCGGACCCCTATCGAGGGTTCGAGCGGCCAGTCGGGAGAAGCCGATCTCGGAACGTCCTCGCGTGGGCGAAAGATACTCTACCCATGCGTGCCGCGCGGGAGGATACTGCGCCGCACATCGCATCTCTTCCGGAAGTGACGCTCCAACCCCTCGATTCCAAGATTCGGACACCAGGCATGACCGTCCCTCAGAGGCGACACCGCTTGCGCACGGCATTGGTCGTCGCCGCCGGGGTCATTGTCGCTTGGGGCGTCCTGGGCGCGCTCTTCCTGCCCGGCTACTTCCGCGGCCAGCTCGAGCGGTTCGTATCGGAGCATACGCGCGGCTCGCTCTCGATCGGCCGGCTGGCGGTCAATCCCTTCATCCTGGCAACGGGCATCCACGACTTCGTGCTGCTCGGACCCGAGCGGGACACGCTGCTCTCGGCCAGAGAGTTCACGCTCGACGTCTCCATCACTTCCATCGTTCGCAAAGGCATCGTGCTCGACCGCATCGCGCTGGTCGGTCCGGAGGTCCACCTGACCGTCCTTCCCGATGGCCGGCTCGACTGGATGCGGTTGTTCCTTCCGGAGCGGGATACCGCCCGGGTCGCGACCCGACCGGCGCAGTTCCCTTCGCTTCGCATCCGGCGAGTGTCGCTCGAGGGCGGCAGACTGCTGTTCCAGGACCAATCTCGCAGCCTTCCTTTTGCCACGGCGATCGAGCCCATCCAGCTCGAGCTCGAGCGGTTCAGCACCCTTCCCACCGAGCGCGGCGATCACTCCTTCACCGCCAGCCTCATCGAGGGGGGCACGCTGCGGTGGCAGGGGGCCTTCTCGGTGGATCCGGTCGTGGCCACAGGCCGCGTCGATGTCGACAGTCTCTCGGCGCGCGCGCTGTGGCGCTGGATGAGCTCCGACCTGCGCTTCGAGGTGCTGGAAGGGCGCCTGTCTCTCACCGTCCCCTACACGTATCGAGCGTCCGGAGACAGCACGAATCTCGTGCTGCGCCAGGCGTCGATCCGCGCCAACGGGGTCCGCATCGTGGAGCCGGGACGCG
This region includes:
- a CDS encoding LysM peptidoglycan-binding domain-containing protein, producing the protein MGIFDRKKEKPDFGNVRSGGSTTDPAKRTRPASPRSYTVQKGDTLSRIAEQFYGTAAKWRLIYEANRDLIKDPDLIYPGQTFTIPEA